The following proteins are encoded in a genomic region of Mycoplasmopsis columbinasalis:
- the rplI gene encoding 50S ribosomal protein L9, translating into MKVILIKDCKDGKANTIIEVANGYGANYLIPQGFGVPYNAKTARDLEKRLSNFVADEMAARAQANELKAKLEQETFEYVLDAKIDANGNLNVHNAVSTKEIVKELTARGYKLDKHAVQKVHLVSNGTHLIDVIVYKDIVAQVKVVITINAR; encoded by the coding sequence ATGAAAGTAATTTTAATTAAAGACTGCAAAGATGGTAAAGCAAATACCATCATCGAAGTAGCTAATGGCTATGGTGCTAACTACTTAATTCCACAAGGTTTTGGTGTACCTTACAACGCTAAAACTGCTCGTGATCTTGAAAAAAGACTCAGCAATTTTGTTGCTGACGAAATGGCAGCACGGGCACAAGCTAACGAACTCAAAGCCAAACTTGAACAAGAAACCTTTGAGTATGTGCTTGATGCTAAAATTGATGCCAACGGTAACTTAAACGTGCACAACGCAGTTTCAACCAAAGAAATTGTGAAAGAATTAACTGCACGTGGTTACAAACTTGACAAACACGCTGTGCAAAAAGTGCACTTAGTTTCAAACGGTACACACTTAATTGATGTGATCGTATACAAAGACATCGTTGCCCAAGTAAAGGTGGTTATAACAATTAATGCAAGATAA
- the dnaB gene encoding replicative DNA helicase, translating into MQDNSGYPSGSSKFKTFGRNTSDKNTPNTQRANFVAGQSVVTNNVVANITNNPTLEKQVLALIFENQRNAYNLIPYLEEDDFFTAEYQLLFNIFKALFDTNQLINTISVLEFAKKYGYNKVDLSLLNSLVVSNTFEGNITYYLQELERLTILRKMQAGLVSVLNQIQGNPAAEPAKLQDELNNLMYDLGRRNFGADFATAKKVSDEYFANLEKRHNATAEITGVPTGYRKYDALNQGMQPNELIILAARPGMGKTAFALNIALNVAKLKFQENDPNKHHNVAFFSLEMSPEQLMGRIYSILTGINGNKLKEAKHLTDQEMMYIYTKKTKEIDKLNLFIDDSGTNTINEIIWKCRRLHKLHPLDLIVVDYLQLINVERWSNGENRQNEITRISRALKLLAKDLHIPVIALSQLSREVERREDKRPLLADLRESGAIEQDADVVMFLYRDSYYERPKNNPQENPTNLSEAEQEARDITVVNLIVAKNRNGSRDDIPLLFNLAQGRFLDMDLQKLADQISGRVRPEEVYL; encoded by the coding sequence ATGCAAGATAATAGTGGTTACCCCAGTGGTTCATCCAAATTTAAAACTTTTGGCCGCAACACAAGCGACAAAAATACTCCAAATACGCAACGCGCTAATTTTGTTGCAGGCCAAAGTGTTGTAACAAACAATGTTGTTGCTAACATAACAAATAACCCAACACTTGAAAAACAAGTGTTGGCTTTAATTTTCGAAAATCAACGGAACGCTTACAATTTAATCCCTTACCTTGAAGAAGATGATTTTTTTACTGCTGAATATCAGTTGCTTTTCAACATCTTCAAGGCCCTTTTTGATACTAACCAACTTATCAACACTATTTCCGTACTTGAGTTTGCTAAAAAGTACGGTTACAACAAAGTTGATCTCAGTTTACTCAACTCATTAGTAGTAAGTAACACCTTTGAAGGCAACATTACTTACTATTTACAAGAACTCGAACGCTTAACCATTTTACGTAAAATGCAAGCTGGTTTAGTTTCTGTGTTAAACCAAATTCAAGGCAATCCTGCCGCTGAACCGGCTAAACTGCAAGATGAACTCAATAATTTGATGTACGACCTAGGCCGTCGTAATTTTGGTGCTGACTTTGCCACAGCTAAAAAAGTTAGTGACGAATACTTTGCGAACTTAGAAAAACGGCACAATGCTACTGCTGAAATTACTGGTGTGCCAACTGGTTACCGTAAATACGATGCACTCAACCAGGGAATGCAGCCTAATGAACTCATCATTCTGGCAGCCCGGCCAGGTATGGGTAAAACCGCATTCGCCTTGAACATTGCTTTAAATGTTGCCAAGTTAAAATTTCAAGAAAACGACCCAAACAAACACCACAACGTGGCCTTCTTTTCACTTGAAATGAGCCCCGAACAATTAATGGGACGGATTTATAGTATTTTGACGGGTATTAATGGTAACAAACTGAAAGAAGCTAAACATCTCACTGACCAAGAAATGATGTATATTTACACCAAAAAAACCAAAGAAATTGATAAACTCAATCTCTTTATTGATGATTCAGGTACTAACACCATTAACGAAATTATCTGAAAATGTCGCAGGTTACACAAACTCCACCCGCTCGACTTAATTGTGGTTGACTATTTACAATTAATTAATGTTGAGAGATGGAGCAATGGGGAAAATCGTCAAAACGAAATTACCAGAATCTCGCGGGCACTCAAGTTACTAGCCAAAGACCTCCACATTCCCGTGATTGCACTGTCACAGCTCTCACGTGAAGTGGAACGTCGTGAAGACAAACGACCACTTCTTGCCGACTTGCGTGAATCTGGCGCCATCGAACAAGATGCTGACGTGGTAATGTTTCTCTACCGCGATAGTTATTACGAACGTCCTAAAAATAATCCGCAAGAAAATCCAACCAATTTATCTGAAGCTGAACAAGAAGCACGCGACATTACTGTGGTGAACTTGATTGTAGCCAAAAATAGAAATGGTTCTAGAGACGATATTCCGTTACTCTTCAACTTAGCGCAAGGTCGCTTTTTAGATATGGACTTACAAAAATTAGCTGACCAAATTAGTGGGCGCGTTCGTCCTGAGGAAGTGTACTTATAA
- a CDS encoding hemolysin family protein, protein MGLVILVILLVLLIIGSSIFSAAETAYTSLNPGKIETLVAKKKFGYKLIKAQHKYFNQTLATILICNNLVNIAASSLISYIFSAHVNVGDYNVLISTVVMTPILVIFGEIIPKIIAKYHPIWTAQTLCYPLVYFYYLFWIFTFPISKIGKKIYITNTEEDVKNLIDVAQNEGVLETNESKMAQNALDLDSVKVRRHFVKVKDVTFLDIDDNITHAQEVFKETNYSRLPVRNKDGNFLGIVLLKDIFYATRGSLSKHIKSAPTISANISLAKALEVLRRHKAQMAFVTDNNASADVIGIITIEDILEEIVGEIYDEHDEDEWKEISAISLELYHVLSNVPMKEILKELEVQMNISKKELSLPLKTFLENRTKKQISKSTEYSVDDVTFKPLKMVSKKPIVWTIEVSLGNKVENFDEIPDFTGF, encoded by the coding sequence ATGGGACTTGTAATTTTAGTGATTTTACTTGTGCTTTTAATTATAGGTAGTAGCATTTTTAGTGCTGCCGAAACTGCTTATACTTCGCTTAACCCAGGCAAAATTGAGACCTTAGTAGCTAAGAAAAAATTTGGTTACAAACTCATTAAAGCACAACATAAATATTTCAACCAAACCTTAGCAACTATTTTAATTTGCAACAACTTAGTTAACATTGCTGCTTCCTCTTTAATTTCCTATATTTTTAGTGCTCATGTTAACGTCGGAGACTATAACGTACTAATATCCACCGTTGTAATGACACCAATTTTGGTGATTTTTGGTGAAATTATTCCCAAAATTATTGCTAAATATCATCCCATTTGAACTGCCCAAACTTTATGCTACCCATTAGTTTACTTTTACTATCTTTTTTGAATTTTTACCTTTCCAATTAGTAAAATTGGCAAGAAAATTTACATCACCAACACCGAAGAAGATGTCAAAAACTTAATTGATGTTGCTCAAAATGAGGGTGTGCTAGAAACCAATGAAAGTAAAATGGCACAAAATGCCTTAGACTTAGACAGTGTGAAAGTTCGCCGTCATTTCGTTAAGGTTAAAGACGTAACTTTTCTCGACATCGATGACAACATCACACATGCTCAAGAAGTTTTTAAAGAAACTAACTATAGTAGGCTACCAGTCCGTAACAAAGATGGTAATTTTTTAGGTATTGTGTTGCTCAAAGATATTTTTTACGCCACGCGTGGGAGTTTAAGTAAACACATTAAAAGTGCGCCTACTATCAGCGCCAATATTTCGCTCGCGAAAGCTTTAGAGGTATTGCGTAGGCATAAAGCGCAAATGGCCTTTGTGACAGATAACAACGCATCAGCTGATGTTATAGGAATTATTACTATTGAAGATATTCTCGAAGAAATTGTCGGCGAAATTTACGACGAGCACGATGAAGACGAATGGAAAGAAATTTCTGCTATTAGTTTAGAGCTTTACCACGTGCTTAGCAACGTACCAATGAAGGAAATTCTTAAAGAACTTGAAGTGCAAATGAATATTTCGAAAAAAGAACTTTCATTGCCACTGAAAACTTTTTTAGAAAATCGCACTAAGAAACAAATAAGCAAAAGTACCGAATATTCTGTTGATGACGTCACTTTTAAACCATTAAAAATGGTAAGCAAAAAACCAATCGTTTGAACCATTGAGGTATCACTGGGAAACAAAGTTGAAAACTTTGACGAAATTCCAGATTTTACTGGTTTCTAA
- the hpt gene encoding hypoxanthine phosphoribosyltransferase, protein MSQIDPRIEKVLYTQTELENKIKELAHWVNETYKDSKELLLVSLLKGSIPFLAQLIKDITVDHALDFMVASSYNGADKSSGNVKIIMDLNQEIEGKDVLIVEEIIDSGITLARIKELLSVRKPKSLKILTLLDKKMNRKYPIEPDMYGFSVPDEFLVGFGLDYKEKLRNIPYVGVFNKKYL, encoded by the coding sequence ATGTCCCAAATTGATCCAAGAATTGAAAAAGTGCTTTACACACAAACTGAACTTGAGAATAAAATCAAAGAACTTGCCCACTGAGTCAATGAAACTTATAAAGACAGCAAAGAACTTTTATTAGTATCTTTACTTAAAGGTTCAATTCCCTTTTTAGCGCAATTAATCAAAGATATTACAGTAGATCATGCCTTAGATTTTATGGTTGCTTCTAGTTATAACGGAGCAGACAAATCTAGTGGCAATGTCAAAATTATTATGGACTTAAATCAAGAAATTGAAGGTAAAGATGTTCTAATTGTTGAAGAAATTATCGATTCAGGTATTACTTTAGCAAGAATTAAAGAACTTCTGTCAGTAAGAAAACCTAAGTCTTTGAAAATTTTAACTTTGTTAGACAAAAAAATGAATCGTAAATATCCAATTGAACCTGATATGTATGGTTTTTCGGTGCCAGATGAATTTTTAGTTGGCTTTGGTTTGGACTATAAAGAAAAATTACGCAATATCCCTTATGTTGGTGTATTTAATAAAAAGTATTTGTAA
- a CDS encoding deoxynucleoside kinase, whose product MVIAISGMIGAGKSTLATALHKYYRNSMMMVEFEEDDDVFNIFLKWLYEKQPNIDIGFQAYIIESLSAKFQKTIADFKAQGYQFDKNHIFLDRFNLEHYIFAAANLSEKNLKYLKGFDAMFHQIVSPSENPDFAIFLDISFETFKERVFKRNRASEVENFDQNLRYFMRLHDFYKEMFIALCNKYKIPYHIINCNNKTQEQIFAEALILVETFDFSQLQRR is encoded by the coding sequence ATGGTAATTGCAATTAGTGGAATGATTGGAGCTGGTAAGTCTACCTTAGCAACGGCTTTACATAAATATTATCGTAACTCCATGATGATGGTTGAATTCGAAGAAGACGATGATGTCTTCAATATTTTTTTAAAATGATTGTACGAAAAACAACCTAATATTGATATAGGTTTTCAGGCTTACATTATTGAAAGTTTGTCTGCTAAATTTCAAAAAACAATTGCTGATTTCAAAGCGCAAGGTTATCAATTCGATAAAAATCACATTTTTCTTGATCGTTTTAATCTTGAACACTATATATTTGCGGCGGCAAATTTATCAGAAAAAAATCTGAAATACTTAAAAGGATTTGACGCGATGTTTCATCAAATTGTTAGTCCAAGTGAAAATCCTGATTTTGCAATTTTTCTTGATATTTCTTTTGAAACCTTTAAAGAACGTGTTTTCAAACGTAATCGTGCAAGCGAAGTTGAAAATTTTGATCAAAACTTACGCTACTTTATGCGTTTACACGATTTTTACAAAGAGATGTTCATAGCTTTGTGCAACAAATACAAAATACCTTATCACATTATTAATTGCAACAACAAAACGCAAGAACAAATTTTTGCAGAAGCGTTAATTTTAGTTGAAACATTTGATTTTAGCCAACTACAAAGGAGATAA
- a CDS encoding deoxynucleoside kinase gives MLIGISGMIGAGKSTLTQKLAETYERSMVLREYNENDEVFNTFLKWLYEKKPNLTIGFQSYVVENHSSKLEQLIEEFKQSGHNFREHHIFLDRFSIEHYIFANVNLQPKGPKYLAGYDELFTHIITPSETPDLAIYLDMSFDTFKQRLFARGREVEIKNWDNNVEYFKKLYSLYKDLFIKQANKYALDYVIIDTNNLTSEEVFVKVKKIIDEYDFSKKTRYNEV, from the coding sequence ATGTTAATTGGAATTAGTGGAATGATTGGTGCCGGTAAGAGTACTTTAACGCAAAAGTTAGCCGAAACTTATGAGCGTTCGATGGTTTTGCGCGAATATAACGAAAATGATGAAGTGTTTAACACTTTTCTTAAATGATTGTATGAAAAAAAACCTAATTTAACTATTGGGTTTCAATCATATGTTGTGGAAAATCATTCTTCAAAATTAGAACAATTAATTGAAGAATTCAAACAAAGCGGTCACAACTTTCGTGAACATCACATTTTTCTCGATCGCTTTAGTATTGAACACTACATTTTTGCCAACGTTAATTTGCAACCAAAAGGCCCTAAGTACTTAGCTGGTTACGACGAATTGTTCACACACATCATAACTCCAAGCGAAACTCCTGATTTGGCCATTTATTTAGATATGAGTTTTGACACGTTCAAACAAAGATTGTTTGCACGTGGACGTGAAGTTGAAATTAAAAACTGAGACAATAATGTCGAGTATTTTAAAAAACTGTATTCTTTATACAAAGATTTGTTTATTAAACAAGCTAATAAATACGCTCTAGATTATGTAATTATTGACACTAACAACCTCACTTCTGAAGAAGTATTTGTCAAAGTGAAAAAAATAATTGATGAATATGATTTTTCTAAGAAAACTAGATACAACGAGGTTTAG
- the greA gene encoding transcription elongation factor GreA, with translation MPNKKNDTILLTQDTFDKYKQEYLNLVQVQRPAIQLELKEARAQGDLSENAEYDAARDKQALIENKILELEAILDKAQIIDQSEVNRDKKAGIGAKVTYLNLSNNKEYVVTIMGSHDSNPFENKISNESPIAKAIMEAEVGEVTEVDVAVKYQIKILNIEY, from the coding sequence ATGCCAAACAAGAAAAACGATACGATTTTGTTAACGCAAGATACTTTTGATAAATACAAACAAGAATATCTTAATTTAGTTCAAGTTCAAAGACCAGCAATTCAGTTAGAACTTAAAGAGGCTCGTGCACAAGGTGACCTTTCAGAAAATGCTGAATATGACGCTGCAAGAGATAAACAAGCTTTAATTGAAAACAAAATTTTAGAACTTGAAGCAATTTTAGACAAAGCGCAAATCATTGACCAAAGTGAAGTTAATCGTGACAAAAAAGCTGGCATTGGTGCTAAAGTAACTTATTTGAATCTTTCAAATAATAAAGAATATGTGGTTACTATTATGGGCAGTCACGATTCAAACCCTTTTGAAAATAAAATTTCAAACGAATCTCCAATTGCTAAAGCAATTATGGAAGCTGAAGTTGGTGAAGTTACTGAAGTCGATGTTGCTGTAAAATACCAAATTAAAATTTTGAACATTGAATATTAA
- a CDS encoding BC85_0335 family putative methyltransferase produces the protein MNQPSFSNPESSGLSAGLKYGLLASAIVIVVLAIIICTILFLKVKRIKSDLLAKEKQEAKRIILETRGEEFGFLPDELRPYLVPKIKDEDLEHIVNTTYVNYAESALLIGSNVEFEYASLNHCGYGETAWLPEKIDKENWNRAVLDFPEFFKKPPKILKEEVGEYNLIIVANATQANLYYYKNYYQNLRPNGMLIIIQNSTSLKTLKELTALLKTENIRYEVSPVKSKFLYIVKS, from the coding sequence ATGAACCAACCTAGTTTTTCAAATCCAGAATCAAGTGGGTTAAGTGCAGGACTAAAATATGGTTTGCTAGCATCTGCCATTGTAATTGTTGTTTTAGCAATAATTATTTGCACGATACTATTTTTAAAAGTTAAACGGATTAAATCAGATTTGTTAGCTAAAGAAAAACAAGAAGCAAAACGAATTATTTTAGAAACACGGGGTGAAGAATTTGGTTTTTTACCCGACGAATTAAGACCCTATTTAGTCCCTAAGATTAAAGATGAAGATCTTGAACATATTGTCAATACTACTTACGTAAATTATGCCGAAAGCGCTTTATTAATAGGTTCAAATGTCGAATTTGAATACGCCTCTTTAAATCATTGCGGTTATGGTGAAACTGCTTGGTTGCCTGAAAAAATAGACAAAGAAAATTGAAACCGTGCAGTCTTAGATTTTCCTGAATTCTTTAAAAAACCACCAAAAATTTTAAAAGAAGAAGTCGGCGAATATAACTTAATTATAGTCGCCAACGCAACACAAGCTAATCTTTATTATTATAAAAATTATTATCAAAATTTACGTCCAAACGGAATGCTTATAATCATTCAAAATTCTACATCACTCAAAACTTTGAAAGAATTAACAGCCTTATTAAAAACTGAAAATATTCGTTACGAAGTAAGTCCTGTGAAAAGTAAATTCCTTTACATAGTAAAATCATAA
- the ruvX gene encoding Holliday junction resolvase RuvX: MRKLALDLGTKTCGFALSDENGIIASNLKTIQFDEQDFAVVISEISGLLKIYEIDALILGYPLRSNGAKSERTEMVEQFAKDLQKSFSLKVYLVNEYGTTIKATSILKSAKMSIKKRKKHKDTLSATLILQDFLEYGGKEFGNEPT, translated from the coding sequence ATGCGTAAGTTAGCATTAGATCTTGGAACAAAAACTTGCGGTTTTGCACTTAGTGATGAAAATGGCATTATTGCAAGTAATTTAAAAACAATTCAATTTGACGAACAAGACTTTGCAGTAGTTATATCTGAAATTTCTGGTTTGTTAAAAATTTACGAAATAGATGCTTTAATTCTTGGCTACCCTTTACGTAGTAATGGCGCTAAAAGTGAACGTACAGAAATGGTTGAACAATTTGCCAAAGATTTACAAAAATCTTTTTCATTAAAAGTGTATTTAGTAAATGAATATGGCACAACCATAAAAGCCACATCAATTTTAAAAAGCGCAAAAATGTCAATCAAAAAGAGAAAAAAACATAAAGACACTTTGTCGGCAACTTTAATTTTGCAAGACTTTTTAGAGTATGGCGGAAAGGAATTTGGCAATGAACCAACCTAG
- the alaS gene encoding alanine--tRNA ligase, whose translation MMTSKEIRKSWIDFFKSKQHLEVPSKSLIPVKDPSLLWINSGVATLKDYFSGKKKPPAPRLVNSQKAIRTNDIENVGVTARHHTFFEMLGNFSIGDYFKKEAIAFGWEYLTQVLKLDQNKLYFTYFRDDLETKELWKACGVSEDHLIPGGRDTNFWDVGNGPCGPNTEIFYDRGEKYDQRGIELLANDIENDRYIEIWNIVFSTFNNDGENNYTELKQKNIDTGAGLERIASIMQDAPTNYDSDLFSGIIKKIESFTRFRYDVNNYFVKNQAQELINQNFKIIADHARTAVNAIADGAKVSNVGRGYIIRRLIRRAIYKGMQLEIREPFMYKLVQVVKDSLPFEYDVEPVAKAIQDEEILFHKTIEKGRSILEQFLSTNTKELDGYLAFKMLDTYGFPIELTTEIVKASGMTVNLKEFEQARAEHVQKSRGEKVEGMQNVLNSLTLIEDKIDQFTGYDYLDGTANVLMLLDSEKEITHANGIAYLVLDKTPFYATSGGQNHDEGYMVQNGKKIKVLDVFKDKFANHIHKVEGEINNEDPIECYVDADKRLNLARGHSSTHLVFSCLRKVLGPQIEQLGSDITYDRFTFDFPADEKPTDEQIAEVEKMMAEIIARDIKRDYYVTTTEKAKELGVIMTLQETEYMDPKHVRVVKWGDVTSDLCGGTHLDHSAQIEKFKIVSVEKKQAGIFRIRVVTSNKLVDEYYSKQAEFYESELQNIVAKIKALDPKYDLKYSLTGLDAEQKYKQILDLILQAREDFKVVNKEKSNIEFDYETIEFQSLNSKNVYFNFELPASQVKVIASTLREKYPNVYIFAGSESSENETLLVVATKVENSNLIFQKIAKALNGKGGGSPVLAMGKVPKQANLSAKIKELIFNA comes from the coding sequence ATGATGACATCGAAAGAAATTAGAAAAAGTTGAATTGACTTTTTTAAAAGCAAACAACACTTAGAAGTACCTTCTAAATCTTTAATTCCGGTAAAAGATCCTTCACTTTTATGAATTAATTCTGGAGTAGCTACTTTAAAAGATTATTTTTCTGGCAAGAAGAAACCACCTGCACCAAGATTGGTTAATAGTCAAAAAGCCATTAGAACTAACGATATTGAAAATGTTGGTGTGACAGCGCGTCACCATACATTTTTTGAAATGCTTGGTAATTTTTCAATTGGCGATTACTTCAAGAAAGAAGCCATTGCTTTTGGCTGAGAATACCTTACACAAGTGTTAAAACTTGATCAAAACAAACTTTATTTCACTTACTTTCGTGATGACTTAGAAACTAAGGAACTTTGAAAAGCGTGTGGCGTGAGTGAAGACCATCTTATTCCTGGCGGCAGAGATACCAACTTTTGAGATGTGGGTAATGGCCCTTGTGGACCAAATACAGAAATTTTTTATGATCGTGGTGAAAAATACGACCAACGTGGAATCGAATTGCTTGCCAACGACATCGAAAACGACCGTTACATTGAAATTTGAAACATTGTTTTTTCAACATTTAATAACGATGGTGAAAACAATTACACCGAACTCAAACAAAAAAACATTGATACTGGTGCTGGTTTAGAAAGAATTGCATCGATTATGCAGGATGCACCAACTAACTATGATTCAGATCTTTTTAGCGGCATTATTAAAAAAATTGAAAGTTTTACTCGTTTTAGATACGATGTCAATAACTATTTTGTGAAAAACCAAGCACAAGAGTTAATTAACCAAAACTTCAAAATTATTGCTGACCACGCAAGAACTGCTGTAAACGCAATTGCTGATGGGGCAAAAGTCTCAAATGTTGGTCGGGGTTACATTATTCGGAGATTGATTCGTCGTGCCATTTATAAAGGTATGCAACTTGAAATTCGCGAACCTTTTATGTACAAATTAGTTCAAGTTGTTAAAGATTCATTGCCTTTTGAATACGATGTAGAACCAGTAGCAAAAGCTATTCAAGATGAAGAAATTTTATTTCACAAAACTATTGAAAAAGGTCGCAGTATTCTTGAACAATTCCTTTCAACCAATACTAAGGAGCTTGATGGTTATTTAGCATTCAAAATGTTAGATACATATGGTTTTCCAATTGAATTGACCACTGAAATCGTAAAAGCTTCAGGCATGACTGTCAACTTAAAAGAATTTGAACAAGCAAGAGCCGAACACGTTCAAAAATCACGTGGTGAAAAAGTTGAAGGTATGCAGAATGTTTTGAATTCGCTCACTTTAATTGAAGATAAAATTGACCAATTTACTGGATATGACTACTTAGATGGAACTGCCAATGTGTTGATGTTGCTTGATTCTGAAAAAGAAATAACACATGCTAATGGTATTGCTTACTTAGTGCTTGACAAAACACCGTTTTATGCAACTTCGGGTGGCCAAAACCACGACGAAGGTTATATGGTTCAAAATGGCAAAAAGATTAAAGTTTTAGACGTGTTTAAAGATAAGTTCGCTAATCATATTCATAAAGTTGAAGGCGAAATTAATAACGAAGACCCAATTGAGTGTTATGTTGATGCCGACAAAAGACTAAATTTAGCACGTGGGCACTCATCAACACACTTAGTCTTTAGTTGTTTGCGCAAAGTTTTAGGGCCTCAAATTGAACAATTAGGTTCAGACATTACTTATGATCGTTTTACTTTTGACTTTCCAGCAGATGAAAAACCAACTGATGAACAAATTGCTGAAGTTGAGAAAATGATGGCAGAAATAATTGCGCGTGACATTAAACGTGATTATTACGTAACCACCACTGAGAAAGCTAAAGAACTTGGTGTTATTATGACTCTGCAAGAAACAGAATACATGGATCCAAAACATGTGCGCGTGGTTAAGTGAGGTGATGTAACTAGTGATTTATGTGGCGGTACACACTTGGACCACTCTGCACAAATTGAAAAATTTAAGATTGTTTCAGTTGAGAAAAAACAAGCAGGAATTTTTAGAATTAGAGTTGTAACTTCTAACAAATTAGTTGACGAATACTACAGTAAACAAGCAGAATTCTACGAATCAGAGTTACAAAACATTGTTGCTAAAATTAAAGCTTTGGATCCAAAATATGACTTGAAGTATTCTTTAACTGGTTTAGATGCAGAACAAAAATATAAGCAAATTCTAGATTTAATTCTGCAAGCTCGCGAAGACTTTAAAGTTGTCAATAAAGAAAAATCAAACATTGAATTTGACTATGAAACAATCGAATTTCAAAGTTTAAATAGTAAAAATGTTTACTTCAATTTTGAATTGCCTGCTAGTCAAGTTAAAGTTATTGCTTCAACTTTAAGAGAAAAATATCCAAATGTCTATATTTTTGCAGGTTCTGAGTCGAGCGAAAATGAAACTTTATTGGTGGTTGCAACCAAAGTTGAGAACTCTAATTTAATCTTTCAAAAAATTGCAAAAGCTTTGAACGGCAAGGGTGGCGGTTCACCAGTACTTGCGATGGGAAAAGTTCCTAAACAAGCAAATTTAAGCGCAAAAATTAAGGAATTAATCTTTAATGCGTAA
- the mnmA gene encoding tRNA 2-thiouridine(34) synthase MnmA has protein sequence MNRRYMKKVILGMSGGVDSSVAAYLLKKQGYDVEGLFMRNWDSNLNNDFLGNENISQNICPQEQDYQDAQKVAQQLGIKLHRADFIKEYWDNVFENFIAEYQKGRTPNPDILCNKYIKFKAFADYAFNMLGADLIAMGHYAKVENGHLYRAKDQNKDQTYFLAQLTSAQLAKVLMPLANYTKEEIRKIAQELKLETAQKKDSTGICFIGERNFTKFLQNYIPAQPGNSVSIVTGKVVGQHEGCFYYTLGQRKGLNLGGLEEPHYVCGRDVVKNIVYVAPSSQMQYLTSDSLLASNLTLNNTDFNMNNLTAKFRYRQQDVPVKIKILEDGWIKVDYPQGSQAVTPGQQIVFYDGDKCLGGAVIEKIYFQNKQLDYV, from the coding sequence ATCAATCGGAGATATATGAAAAAAGTAATTTTAGGAATGTCAGGTGGCGTTGATTCTTCAGTTGCAGCATACTTACTTAAAAAACAAGGTTACGATGTTGAAGGATTGTTTATGCGTAACTGAGATTCAAACTTAAATAATGACTTTTTAGGAAATGAAAATATTTCGCAAAACATTTGCCCGCAAGAACAAGATTATCAAGACGCCCAAAAAGTTGCTCAGCAGCTAGGAATCAAATTACATCGAGCTGACTTTATTAAAGAATATTGGGATAATGTGTTTGAAAATTTCATTGCTGAATATCAAAAAGGTCGTACGCCTAATCCTGATATTTTGTGCAACAAATATATTAAATTCAAAGCTTTTGCAGATTACGCTTTTAATATGCTCGGTGCAGATTTGATTGCGATGGGACATTATGCCAAAGTTGAAAATGGACATTTATATCGGGCCAAAGACCAAAATAAAGACCAAACTTACTTTTTAGCACAACTTACTTCAGCACAACTTGCTAAAGTTTTAATGCCTTTGGCAAATTACACAAAGGAAGAAATTCGTAAAATTGCACAAGAGTTAAAGCTCGAAACAGCACAAAAGAAAGATTCAACCGGAATTTGTTTCATTGGTGAACGTAACTTTACTAAGTTTTTACAAAATTACATTCCTGCTCAACCTGGTAATTCTGTTTCCATAGTTACAGGTAAAGTTGTGGGACAACACGAAGGCTGTTTTTACTACACTTTAGGACAACGAAAAGGTCTTAATTTAGGCGGTTTGGAAGAACCACATTATGTCTGTGGACGTGATGTTGTGAAAAATATTGTGTATGTAGCCCCTTCATCGCAAATGCAATATTTAACTTCTGATTCACTACTTGCATCAAATCTCACTTTGAACAATACTGACTTCAATATGAATAATTTGACTGCGAAATTTAGATATCGACAACAAGATGTGCCTGTGAAAATTAAAATTTTAGAAGATGGTTGAATTAAAGTTGACTATCCGCAAGGTTCACAAGCTGTTACCCCCGGCCAACAAATTGTTTTTTATGATGGCGACAAATGTTTGGGTGGCGCGGTGATTGAAAAAATTTATTTTCAAAACAAACAACTAGATTATGTTTAA